One genomic segment of Streptomyces sp. RerS4 includes these proteins:
- a CDS encoding glycosyltransferase family 9 protein — MNAPRSLVVRLDSAGDVLLAGPAVRAVAAGSSHTTLLCGPLGIPAARVLPGVDDVLVYDAPWVGLEPGRTSREECGLLVDALSAGRFDRGVVLVSYHQSPLPTALLLALAGVERVAADCEEYPGSLLALRHRRLPGRHEAEAALDLVRDFGFDLPPGDDGALRVSPPPDTIRLTGPEPYVVLHPGAAVAARRWSAGRAARAAAALHRAGHRVVVTGSRAEKELTAEVAGRHGLDLGGATADLHELAGVLAGARAVVTGNTGPMHLACAVGTPVVCLFAPVVPAERWRPYGVPHVLLGDQSAACAGSRARTCPLPGHPCLDSVSDAEVLAAVAGLLGRPPTNGHPPVNEQPPVNERPPVSGRAPAHGHPPVNGHPPVNGHPTPA; from the coding sequence GTGAACGCCCCGCGCAGCCTGGTCGTGCGCCTCGACAGCGCCGGGGACGTCCTGCTCGCCGGACCCGCCGTACGAGCGGTGGCGGCCGGCTCCTCCCACACCACCCTGCTCTGCGGCCCCCTCGGGATTCCGGCGGCGCGGGTACTGCCCGGCGTGGACGACGTACTGGTCTACGACGCCCCCTGGGTCGGGCTGGAACCCGGCCGGACCTCGCGCGAGGAGTGCGGACTGCTGGTGGACGCCCTGTCGGCCGGCCGCTTCGACCGCGGGGTGGTCCTCGTCTCGTACCACCAGAGCCCACTGCCGACCGCCCTGCTGCTCGCCCTCGCGGGGGTGGAACGGGTGGCCGCCGACTGCGAGGAGTACCCCGGCTCGCTGCTCGCACTGCGGCACCGGCGGCTGCCCGGACGGCACGAGGCCGAGGCCGCGCTCGACCTGGTGCGCGACTTCGGCTTCGACCTGCCGCCGGGCGACGACGGCGCCCTGCGGGTGTCGCCCCCGCCCGACACCATCCGGCTGACCGGCCCCGAACCGTACGTCGTCCTCCATCCGGGGGCCGCCGTCGCCGCCCGCCGCTGGAGCGCCGGCCGGGCGGCGCGCGCCGCCGCCGCGCTGCACCGGGCGGGCCACCGGGTCGTGGTCACCGGCAGCCGCGCCGAGAAGGAGCTCACCGCCGAGGTGGCGGGCCGGCACGGACTCGACCTGGGCGGCGCCACCGCCGACCTGCACGAGCTGGCCGGGGTCCTGGCGGGCGCGCGGGCCGTGGTGACGGGCAACACCGGCCCCATGCACCTGGCCTGCGCCGTGGGAACGCCCGTCGTCTGCCTCTTCGCTCCCGTGGTGCCCGCCGAACGCTGGCGGCCCTACGGCGTTCCCCACGTCCTGCTCGGCGACCAGAGCGCCGCCTGCGCCGGCAGCCGGGCCCGGACGTGCCCGCTGCCGGGACACCCCTGCCTGGACTCCGTGAGCGACGCGGAGGTCCTGGCGGCCGTGGCCGGCCTCCTCGGACGCCCGCCGACGAACGGACACCCACCCGTCAACGAGCAGCCACCGGTCAACGAGCGGCCACCCGTCAGCGGACGCGCACCCGCCCACGGGCACCCGCCCGTCAACGGGCACCCACCCGTCAACGGGCACCCGACCCCCGCCTGA
- a CDS encoding glycosyltransferase — protein sequence MNILLWHVHGSWTTAFVQGPHTYLVPVTPDRGPDGLGRARTFDWPASVREVTPAALADTPVDLVVLQRPHEAELAERHLGRRPGRDVPAVYLEHNAPDGAVPRTRHPYADRDDVTLVHVTHFNRLFWDNGSTRAEVIEHGIVDPGHLYTGALPRAAVVVNEPIRRGRHTGTDLLPELARAAPLDVFGMRTEGLAAHLGLPAERCRSYELPQRDLHAAMARRRLYLHPVRWTSLGLSLLEAMHLGMPVVALATTEAVEAVPSGTGVLSTRPEVLARAARHYLHEPEAAAEDGARARQAALERYGLKRFLDDWERLIAEVRS from the coding sequence ATGAACATCCTCCTGTGGCACGTCCACGGTTCCTGGACCACCGCGTTCGTCCAGGGCCCCCACACCTACCTGGTGCCGGTCACCCCGGACCGGGGACCGGACGGCCTGGGCCGCGCCCGCACCTTCGACTGGCCGGCCTCGGTCCGCGAGGTCACACCGGCCGCCCTCGCCGACACCCCCGTCGACCTCGTCGTACTGCAACGCCCCCACGAGGCGGAACTCGCCGAACGCCACCTGGGCCGCCGACCGGGCCGCGACGTCCCCGCCGTGTACCTGGAGCACAACGCCCCCGACGGCGCCGTGCCGCGGACCCGCCACCCGTACGCCGACCGCGACGACGTGACCCTCGTCCACGTCACCCACTTCAACCGGCTCTTCTGGGACAACGGCAGCACCCGCGCCGAGGTCATCGAACACGGCATCGTCGATCCGGGCCACCTCTACACCGGCGCCCTGCCGCGCGCCGCCGTGGTCGTCAACGAGCCGATCCGTCGCGGCCGTCACACCGGCACGGACCTGCTGCCCGAGCTGGCCCGCGCCGCGCCGCTGGACGTCTTCGGCATGCGCACCGAGGGACTCGCCGCGCACCTCGGCCTGCCCGCCGAGCGCTGCCGCTCGTACGAGCTGCCCCAGCGGGACCTGCACGCCGCCATGGCGCGGCGCCGTCTCTACCTGCACCCGGTGCGCTGGACCTCCCTGGGCCTGTCCCTCCTGGAAGCCATGCACCTGGGCATGCCCGTCGTCGCCCTCGCCACCACCGAGGCCGTGGAGGCCGTACCGTCCGGCACCGGCGTGCTGTCCACCCGTCCCGAGGTCCTGGCCCGCGCCGCCCGCCACTACCTCCACGAACCGGAGGCCGCGGCCGAGGACGGCGCGCGGGCCCGGCAGGCGGCCCTCGAACGCTACGGCCTCAAACGCTTCCTGGACGATTGGGAGCGACTGATCGCGGAGGTGCGGTCATGA
- a CDS encoding glycosyltransferase, whose translation MTPFSRPTPSAGPRRSLSLALVSEHASPLAALGGVDAGGQNVHVACLAGALADRGHRVTVYTRRDACDLPERVQLRAGVTVHHVPAGPPEYLPKDELLPHMREFAYHLMDRWQHDRLPDLIHSHFWMSGLASLAAARELGLPMLHTYHALGTVKKRHQGAADTSPSSRIGCEREVGLGCDRIVATCRDEVDELERMGVPADKADVVPCGVDTDRFRPDGPVAERGTHHRHRLLQLGRLVARKGAATSIAALAHLPEAELVVAGGPDADRLDDDPEVRRLRALARGAGVADRVRFLGAVACADVPALLRSADVVLCPADYEPFGIVPLEAMACGRPVVASAVGGQLDTVADRETGRLVPPGDPDALAQAVAGLLADPGLREAYGAAGRRRVTSRYGWAQVASATERSYRVALAGRLTPARP comes from the coding sequence ATGACTCCCTTCTCCCGACCGACTCCCTCGGCCGGCCCCCGACGGTCGCTGTCCCTGGCGCTGGTCTCCGAACACGCCAGCCCGTTGGCCGCGCTGGGCGGAGTCGACGCCGGCGGGCAGAACGTCCACGTCGCCTGCCTGGCCGGGGCCTTGGCCGACCGAGGCCACCGGGTCACGGTGTACACCCGGCGCGACGCGTGCGACCTGCCCGAGCGCGTGCAGCTGCGCGCCGGCGTCACGGTGCACCACGTCCCGGCCGGTCCGCCCGAGTACCTCCCGAAGGATGAACTGCTTCCGCACATGCGTGAGTTCGCCTACCACCTGATGGACCGCTGGCAGCACGACCGGCTTCCCGACCTGATCCACTCGCACTTCTGGATGTCGGGCCTCGCCTCCCTCGCCGCCGCACGGGAACTGGGGCTGCCGATGCTGCACACCTACCACGCCCTCGGAACCGTCAAGAAACGGCACCAGGGGGCCGCCGACACCAGCCCGTCCTCGCGCATCGGCTGCGAACGGGAAGTCGGCCTCGGCTGCGACCGGATCGTGGCCACCTGCCGCGACGAGGTCGACGAACTCGAACGCATGGGCGTCCCGGCGGACAAGGCCGACGTGGTCCCGTGCGGCGTGGACACCGACCGGTTCCGGCCCGACGGCCCGGTCGCCGAGCGCGGAACGCACCACCGCCACCGGCTGCTCCAGCTCGGGCGGCTGGTCGCCCGCAAGGGAGCGGCCACGTCCATCGCGGCGCTGGCCCACCTGCCCGAAGCGGAACTCGTGGTCGCCGGCGGGCCGGACGCCGATCGGCTGGACGACGACCCCGAGGTACGCCGCCTGCGCGCCCTCGCCCGGGGCGCCGGGGTCGCCGACCGGGTGCGCTTCCTCGGCGCGGTCGCCTGCGCCGACGTACCGGCGCTGCTGCGCAGCGCCGACGTCGTGCTCTGTCCGGCGGACTACGAACCGTTCGGCATCGTGCCGCTGGAGGCCATGGCGTGCGGCCGTCCCGTCGTGGCCAGCGCCGTCGGCGGGCAGCTCGACACCGTCGCGGACCGGGAGACCGGACGGCTGGTGCCGCCCGGGGACCCGGACGCGCTGGCGCAGGCCGTGGCCGGCCTGCTGGCCGATCCGGGCCTGCGCGAGGCGTACGGCGCGGCCGGCCGGCGTCGCGTGACGAGCCGGTACGGCTGGGCGCAGGTCGCCTCGGCCACCGAACGGTCCTACCGCGTCGCACTCGCCGGCCGGCTCACCCCGGCGAGGCCGTGA
- a CDS encoding SIS domain-containing protein, with protein sequence MKQTPVHADAHAHCQSLQDALGHLRATGLDRLARWGHRLAAVLPAGGRLLAAGNGGSAAQAQHLTAELVGRYREERAAYSAIALHAETSSVTAIGNDYGFEHVFARQVAAHGRAGDVLLLLSTSGRSTNLLSAAMTARAAGVEVWALTGPDPNPLAEAADQALCISADTAATVQETHLVAVHLLCESFDAALAEAGRTTVSRPAGGKKHRPPVPALGRRLR encoded by the coding sequence ATGAAGCAGACCCCCGTACACGCCGACGCACACGCGCACTGCCAGTCGCTCCAGGACGCCCTGGGACACCTGCGGGCCACCGGCCTGGACCGGCTGGCCCGCTGGGGCCACCGGCTCGCCGCCGTCCTGCCCGCGGGCGGCCGGCTGCTCGCCGCCGGGAACGGCGGCAGCGCCGCCCAGGCCCAGCACCTGACCGCGGAACTCGTCGGCCGCTACCGCGAGGAGCGCGCCGCCTATTCGGCCATCGCCCTGCACGCGGAGACCTCCAGCGTCACGGCCATCGGCAACGACTACGGCTTCGAGCACGTCTTCGCCCGCCAGGTGGCGGCGCACGGCCGCGCCGGGGACGTCCTGCTCCTGCTGTCGACCTCCGGCCGCAGCACCAACCTCCTGTCGGCCGCCATGACGGCCCGCGCGGCGGGCGTGGAGGTGTGGGCCCTCACCGGCCCCGACCCGAACCCGCTCGCCGAGGCCGCCGACCAGGCCCTGTGCATTTCGGCGGACACGGCGGCGACCGTGCAGGAGACCCATCTGGTGGCGGTCCACCTGCTGTGCGAGTCGTTCGACGCCGCGCTCGCCGAGGCCGGCCGCACCACCGTCTCCCGGCCCGCAGGCGGCAAGAAGCACCGCCCGCCGGTCCCCGCTCTCGGCAGGAGGCTGCGGTGA
- the rfaE2 gene encoding D-glycero-beta-D-manno-heptose 1-phosphate adenylyltransferase — protein MNGPGPLTVVGDVLLDHDIRGDVGRLAPDAPVPVVDVTADLHRAGGAGLAALLAARGGREVVLVTALGEDRASDRLREVLEGRVRLVELPLDGTLPEKTRVLAAGRPLVRIDRGGGEVGPPTAAVREALQRASAVLVADYGRGTADSVRPLLAAAARRAPLVWDPHPRGGPPVPGARLVTPNAAEAAALCPAEDDSLGAHARRGAELAQRWEAVTVAVTLGARGAFLTRPHTPAPMLVPAPYTATGDPCGAGDCFAAIAAAALADGALPEEAVQRAVTGAAAFVAAGGASDPALWRSPGTTAPMDRPVGDAFALADSVRARGGTVVATGGCFDLLHAGHVGLLDSARRIGDCLIVCVNSDASLRRLKGEGRPLTPLEDRLRVLAALGSVDAVVAFEEDTPETLLRSLRPDVWVKGGDYTPEGLPEAAVVREWGGQAVVLPYLDGRSTTRLAARAARAARDSRTTS, from the coding sequence GTGAACGGCCCCGGGCCGCTGACCGTGGTCGGCGACGTCCTCCTCGACCACGACATCCGCGGCGACGTGGGACGCCTCGCCCCCGACGCCCCCGTGCCCGTCGTCGACGTCACCGCCGACCTCCACCGCGCCGGCGGAGCCGGTCTGGCCGCCCTCCTCGCCGCCCGCGGCGGCCGTGAGGTCGTCCTGGTCACCGCGCTGGGCGAGGACCGGGCCAGCGACCGCCTACGCGAGGTCCTGGAGGGGCGGGTACGGCTGGTGGAGCTTCCGCTCGACGGAACGCTGCCGGAGAAGACGCGGGTCCTGGCCGCCGGCCGCCCCCTCGTACGGATCGACCGGGGCGGCGGCGAGGTCGGCCCGCCCACCGCCGCCGTCCGCGAAGCACTGCAGCGGGCGTCCGCCGTCCTGGTCGCGGACTACGGCAGGGGAACGGCCGACTCCGTACGGCCCCTGCTGGCCGCGGCGGCCCGGCGCGCCCCGCTGGTGTGGGACCCCCACCCGCGGGGCGGCCCGCCGGTTCCCGGCGCCCGCCTGGTGACCCCCAACGCGGCCGAGGCCGCCGCCCTCTGCCCCGCCGAGGACGACTCGCTGGGCGCGCACGCCCGCAGGGGCGCCGAACTGGCGCAGCGGTGGGAGGCCGTCACCGTGGCGGTGACCCTCGGCGCACGCGGCGCCTTCCTGACCCGCCCGCACACGCCGGCCCCCATGCTCGTCCCCGCGCCCTACACGGCCACCGGCGACCCGTGCGGCGCCGGCGACTGCTTCGCCGCCATCGCCGCCGCCGCCCTCGCGGACGGCGCCCTCCCGGAGGAGGCAGTGCAGCGAGCGGTGACGGGCGCCGCCGCCTTCGTCGCCGCCGGCGGCGCCTCCGACCCCGCTTTGTGGCGCTCGCCCGGTACCACCGCCCCGATGGACCGGCCCGTCGGCGACGCCTTCGCGCTGGCCGACAGCGTGCGGGCGCGCGGCGGCACCGTGGTGGCCACCGGCGGCTGCTTCGACCTGCTGCACGCCGGGCACGTGGGCCTGCTCGACAGCGCGCGGCGCATCGGTGACTGTCTGATCGTCTGCGTGAACAGCGACGCATCCCTCCGCCGGCTGAAGGGGGAGGGCCGTCCGCTGACCCCGCTGGAGGACCGCCTGCGCGTCCTGGCGGCGCTGGGCAGCGTCGACGCGGTCGTGGCCTTCGAGGAGGACACCCCCGAGACGCTGCTGCGGTCGCTGCGGCCGGACGTCTGGGTCAAGGGCGGCGACTACACCCCCGAAGGGCTCCCGGAGGCCGCGGTCGTGCGGGAGTGGGGCGGCCAGGCCGTCGTCCTGCCGTACCTGGACGGCCGGTCCACCACCCGCCTCGCCGCACGGGCCGCGCGCGCCGCGCGGGACTCCCGTACGACCTCCTGA
- a CDS encoding MFS transporter has protein sequence MRWWAVANFVSNAGTWMQLTVQNLLVLQITGSAAATGLSVSIQAAPGLLFGLMGGAAVDRWPRKLTAAVGQALLGAVALVTAVLVALDGLSLPVLLGLAAVTGLIATVDGPACALLGNDLVHPDDVPSAIGIGSLVHSAGRLVGAALAGVAVGLLGTAAAYAANGLSFLFVACVIPFLKAARPVGTARPETHVTAAAEASPSAGAEQLSAREGLAFFMRRPRLVALAALNGISAMFGRNYSLTLVVLVTGPLAGNASSFSKVSTVLAVGGIVGAVLGARLRRPTVRLVGVLTVAGALLQVLAGLSPSLVVLLVLVLPMAMAESVGDTAQSTVLQTDPPAHMRGRVLGAWSSIRTVWGLAAPPALGLFMELAGVRVALVVGGLVVTAAVASGYLLRSRGVGRFAPVRVPAPAVTARAGLDTAA, from the coding sequence ATGCGCTGGTGGGCCGTCGCCAACTTCGTCTCCAACGCCGGTACGTGGATGCAGTTGACGGTGCAGAACCTCCTCGTGCTCCAGATCACCGGCTCCGCCGCCGCCACCGGCCTGTCCGTGTCGATCCAGGCGGCGCCCGGCCTGCTGTTCGGCCTCATGGGCGGCGCCGCGGTCGACCGCTGGCCCCGCAAGCTGACCGCCGCCGTGGGGCAGGCGCTCCTGGGCGCGGTGGCTCTCGTGACGGCGGTCCTGGTCGCGCTGGACGGGCTGAGCCTGCCGGTCCTGCTGGGGCTGGCGGCCGTCACGGGGCTGATCGCCACCGTTGACGGGCCCGCCTGCGCCCTGCTGGGCAACGACCTCGTCCATCCGGACGACGTGCCCTCCGCGATCGGCATCGGCTCGCTCGTCCACAGCGCCGGGCGCCTGGTCGGCGCGGCCCTCGCCGGCGTGGCCGTCGGTCTGCTGGGCACGGCCGCGGCGTACGCCGCGAACGGGCTGTCCTTCCTCTTCGTCGCCTGCGTGATCCCGTTCCTCAAGGCGGCACGGCCCGTCGGGACGGCGCGCCCGGAAACCCACGTGACCGCCGCGGCCGAGGCATCACCGTCCGCCGGCGCCGAGCAGCTGAGCGCGCGGGAGGGTCTGGCCTTCTTCATGCGCCGCCCCCGGCTCGTCGCGCTCGCCGCGCTCAACGGGATCAGCGCGATGTTCGGCCGCAACTACTCGCTCACCCTGGTGGTCCTCGTCACCGGCCCGCTCGCCGGGAACGCGTCCTCCTTCAGCAAGGTGTCCACCGTCCTGGCCGTCGGCGGCATCGTCGGCGCCGTCCTCGGTGCCCGGCTGCGCCGGCCCACCGTGCGGCTGGTGGGTGTCCTGACCGTCGCCGGCGCTCTGCTCCAGGTGCTGGCCGGCCTCTCCCCCTCCCTCGTGGTGCTGCTCGTCCTCGTCCTGCCCATGGCCATGGCCGAGTCGGTCGGCGACACCGCGCAGTCGACGGTGCTCCAGACCGACCCGCCGGCCCACATGCGCGGGCGCGTCCTCGGAGCCTGGTCGAGCATCCGCACCGTCTGGGGCCTCGCGGCGCCGCCCGCGCTGGGGCTGTTCATGGAGCTGGCGGGCGTGCGGGTCGCCCTGGTGGTCGGCGGGCTGGTCGTGACCGCGGCGGTGGCGTCGGGCTACCTGCTCCGCAGCCGCGGGGTCGGCCGGTTCGCGCCCGTGCGGGTCCCCGCGCCCGCCGTGACCGCCCGCGCCGGCCTGGACACGGCGGCCTGA
- a CDS encoding SDR family oxidoreductase, which translates to MSGSGTAYTDLTGRQALVTGGARGLGAAISRRLAAAGASVLVADVRQDLAKELCEDLVAQGLRARSVGLDVCDPGAVADVFRDVDEAGEKVDILVNNAAVDVSKSAEHLTAQEVARVVSTNLLGPMYLCLEGYRRMIAQGGGHIVNILSTAANRTWTEAGPYAASKSGLRAFTHTLFKEAQRDCEGIGVTGIIAGGMETAFILERFPDADVSMLQSPEIVADTVLYALSVPVGSAIGELVVVPRREPSWP; encoded by the coding sequence ATGAGCGGCAGCGGCACGGCGTACACGGACCTCACCGGCAGACAGGCACTGGTGACCGGCGGAGCGCGCGGACTGGGCGCGGCCATCTCCCGCCGGCTGGCCGCCGCCGGAGCGTCCGTCCTCGTGGCGGACGTACGGCAGGACCTGGCCAAGGAGCTGTGCGAGGACCTCGTGGCCCAAGGGCTGCGGGCCCGCTCGGTCGGCCTGGACGTCTGCGACCCCGGGGCCGTCGCGGACGTCTTCCGGGACGTCGACGAGGCGGGCGAGAAGGTCGACATCCTGGTCAACAACGCCGCCGTGGACGTCTCCAAGTCCGCCGAGCACCTCACGGCGCAGGAGGTGGCCCGCGTGGTGAGCACGAACCTCCTCGGGCCCATGTACCTGTGTCTGGAGGGCTACCGCCGCATGATCGCCCAGGGCGGCGGTCACATCGTGAACATCCTCTCGACCGCGGCCAACCGGACGTGGACCGAAGCAGGCCCCTACGCGGCGAGCAAATCGGGGCTGAGGGCCTTCACCCACACCCTCTTCAAAGAGGCCCAGCGCGACTGCGAAGGCATCGGCGTCACGGGGATCATCGCCGGCGGCATGGAAACCGCCTTCATCCTGGAGAGGTTCCCCGACGCGGACGTGTCGATGCTGCAGAGCCCCGAGATCGTCGCCGACACCGTCCTGTACGCCCTGTCCGTGCCGGTCGGCAGCGCCATCGGCGAGCTGGTCGTGGTGCCCCGCCGGGAACCGTCCTGGCCGTGA
- a CDS encoding glycosyltransferase family 9 protein has product MNRRARPEVLVLRALGLGDLLTVVPCLRALRRALPGRDIVLAAPARLAAVAAATGLVDRLLPAGAPGRAVPTELAWAGPPPELAVDLHGNGPPSHLLLQRLRPGRLLAYGHPDTPDIAGPPWRPDEHERDRWCRLLRWYGIEADPTDLRIPGPACPSPAPGAVVIHPGADSAARRWPAPRFAAVARAVDRAGHRVVITSGAGEGPLARSVAAEAGLPPDAVLGGTDDVPFPLLCALIAGARCVVVGDTGLAHLASALGTASVVLFGPVAPRLWGPPPHRRHRVLWRPVAGEDPLRPGDAHGASPDERLLRITVDEVVGAALAVIDHDADASAVPG; this is encoded by the coding sequence GTGAACCGGCGGGCCCGCCCCGAGGTCCTGGTGCTGCGCGCCCTGGGCCTCGGCGACCTTCTGACGGTGGTGCCCTGCCTGCGGGCGCTGCGCCGGGCCCTGCCGGGCCGCGACATCGTCCTCGCCGCGCCCGCCCGACTGGCGGCCGTCGCCGCGGCCACCGGCCTCGTGGACCGTCTGCTGCCCGCCGGCGCCCCCGGCCGGGCCGTCCCCACGGAGCTCGCCTGGGCGGGGCCGCCACCGGAGCTGGCCGTGGACCTGCACGGCAACGGCCCCCCGAGCCACCTGCTGCTCCAGCGGCTGCGGCCGGGCCGGCTGCTGGCCTACGGGCATCCCGACACCCCCGACATCGCCGGCCCCCCGTGGCGCCCGGACGAACACGAACGCGACCGCTGGTGCCGGCTGCTGCGCTGGTACGGGATCGAAGCCGACCCGACCGACCTGCGCATTCCCGGCCCCGCGTGCCCCTCTCCCGCTCCGGGCGCCGTCGTGATCCACCCGGGCGCCGATTCGGCGGCCCGCCGCTGGCCCGCACCGCGCTTCGCGGCCGTCGCCCGTGCCGTGGACCGCGCCGGCCACCGGGTCGTGATCACGTCGGGCGCGGGGGAGGGGCCGCTCGCCCGGTCGGTGGCGGCCGAAGCCGGTCTGCCACCGGACGCGGTGCTGGGCGGCACGGACGACGTGCCGTTCCCGCTGCTGTGCGCCCTGATCGCCGGGGCGCGCTGTGTCGTCGTCGGGGACACGGGCCTCGCCCACCTCGCGTCGGCCCTGGGCACGGCGTCCGTCGTCCTGTTCGGCCCCGTGGCACCGCGGCTGTGGGGGCCCCCGCCGCACCGCCGGCACCGGGTGCTGTGGCGGCCCGTCGCCGGTGAGGACCCGCTGCGGCCCGGTGACGCCCACGGCGCCTCACCGGACGAGCGGCTGCTGCGGATCACCGTCGACGAGGTGGTCGGGGCGGCCCTGGCCGTGATCGACCACGACGCGGACGCCTCTGCCGTGCCGGGGTGA
- a CDS encoding SDR family oxidoreductase produces MTAADTAGRTPTAAVVTGADSGIGRAVAVRLAAQGMDVGITWHTDEVGAERTAAEVRGHGRRAVVARLDLTDLPKAADVIDSMADDLGRIDVLVNNAGTGTSTPFLDLTLDTVREVLDVDLVGPFLCSQRAARRMVAQGGGGRIVNVTSVHEHQPRVGAAPYCAAKGGLGLLTQVMALELAEHGITVNAVAPGEIATPMTGQEDQDVRRTPRPGVPVGRPGDAREVAAVIAFLASEEASYVTGASWAVDGGMLRMGPMAGSHLEDDAWRRP; encoded by the coding sequence CACAGCCGGACGCACTCCCACCGCCGCCGTCGTGACCGGTGCGGACTCCGGGATCGGCAGGGCCGTCGCCGTACGGCTCGCCGCCCAGGGCATGGACGTCGGCATCACCTGGCACACCGACGAAGTGGGCGCCGAACGGACCGCCGCCGAGGTCCGGGGCCACGGCAGACGGGCCGTCGTGGCCCGGCTGGACCTGACCGACCTGCCGAAGGCGGCGGACGTGATCGACAGCATGGCCGATGACCTGGGCCGGATCGACGTACTCGTCAACAACGCCGGCACCGGCACCTCCACCCCGTTCCTGGACCTCACCCTCGACACCGTCCGCGAGGTGCTGGACGTGGATCTCGTCGGCCCCTTCCTCTGCTCCCAGCGCGCGGCACGGCGCATGGTCGCCCAGGGCGGCGGCGGCCGGATCGTCAACGTCACCTCCGTGCACGAACACCAACCGCGGGTCGGAGCCGCCCCCTACTGCGCGGCCAAGGGAGGGCTGGGACTGCTCACGCAGGTGATGGCGTTGGAACTCGCCGAACACGGCATCACGGTGAACGCCGTCGCCCCGGGGGAGATCGCCACACCGATGACCGGCCAGGAGGACCAGGACGTCCGGCGGACACCGAGGCCCGGTGTCCCCGTGGGCCGCCCCGGCGACGCCCGCGAGGTCGCCGCCGTCATCGCCTTCCTCGCGAGCGAGGAGGCCTCGTACGTCACGGGCGCTTCCTGGGCCGTCGACGGAGGCATGCTCCGCATGGGGCCCATGGCCGGCTCCCACCTGGAGGACGACGCGTGGCGACGCCCCTGA